The Humulus lupulus chromosome 7, drHumLupu1.1, whole genome shotgun sequence region CCataaggacaaggtcctcaggaataagaccaTACCTTTGGTTAGGGTATTgcggaggaacaacaaggtcgaggaagcgacctgggagctggagttagatatgttgaatcagtatcccgagctatttaggtaaatttcgaggacggaatTTCTGTAAGGATAGTTGTAATTCCTCAAAAtctctaatgaggtttaatggtcggattagtaggccggaagggccataattgatttattatgccattaaatgattatgtgcatgtttatgtgaattatattattatatgatgataaatgcatgcatgtgggtccacatttaattataagggcattttggtgatttggcccgttgatggcttaattgtatattttcatgcatgttgatgaattattaatgaggccacattataatgttgatttgtttgagctattcgacatgagacgatcttttaatacaagttagcggtttggtcataacggggttgatttcggggcttagggtgagtctcagggtaatttgatgattagaacattgctgggaattaaaggataatggggtatgatttattggtattcaagaataacgggaattggagggcgttaattatgattaatgagataggcgggagatgatgattttgcccttagTGGCTATTAAGGGTTTTATTTTGGATTCTCTTTCAGATTTGGGGGAAAAAATCGTATGGTTCAGTATAtgtttgttatatgtagtgaagAAACTTGTTTATCTACATTGCTTGTGCTATTTCGAACCAATTTATGTAttccttcatgttttattgtaatttttcccTATCGGAATGAATTTTCGTTCCTTTTTGGGTTTTTTTATAGGTTTTTCGTCTACCTCGATGATtttcgatgaaactcgataggCTTAGATGGATTGCATGAATAGAGGCTTGATGGTCCTCGATGGGCCTCGACGTGCCTCAATAGTGTTAGGATTTTAGcacctcgatggtcctcgataaaACCCTCATACGTTTATGTCCATtggctacctcgatatgccttgatagtcctcgatggacctcggtAGAGGCATAGAACTTATAGATGGAGACTTATATATGAATGTTTTATACATTAAATAATgtagtttatgatctaaaatgttgtcatttttttttttttgaaaaaaaccataaataatatttaggtttaatttttcttttaatatatttatgtcattattttatatatagatatttatttaaaatttatatgacaaccatacaaacttaatatatatatatatatatatatttaataatttttaaaataaaattaagtaaatatGCATTGTACATTGCTTATTACTTGCacttagtatatatttatatatatatttatggtgaGAATCTTTAATTATAAGCtaagtaaaatataaaattatgatTAATTGGATAGAGCCGTGGACCATAGGCAAAACTCATTTGCAAAGCTAATTAAGAAATGCTTGATTAATTTGGATCTATTATATATACTAATTAATTTCTGATTCGGCATTACATGGTCTGGCAATATTTTAATGAAGCGGTGTTTATATAAACATTTGCGTACGGTTACTTATATTGACTTATAACAATtaatttatatagtataatagtCGTATATGATATACATGCTAATTTGTATtaactaaaattaattaaaaaaaatcttaatataTATCAAGTACTGGAGGCTTTTTccttgagaaaaaaaaatactgatgcctttttctttatatatgtgtataattatGCACAAATTACAGCACATGTAAatactttttttcttttatatatccTATCGATTgtgataattattaaataatttcctCATATAAGTTCTTTCATgtgtatatttttatatatatagaatCCATAGATAGAGGAGGAAGCTAGCTAATTAAGTAGTGATTTTGAAGTCTTTTAATTAATAAGACCGTCTCCTAATAATGTTGAAGAAAAACAGGAACACGTTTGTTTATTTGCATCTTCGTATGCAAATTGCAAATGACgcgtttttattttatttattaattttttggtgtttaaaaatattttttttattttatatatatataatataattaattacggtattatgaaattattattatgTAGCACCATCCGTACCACAATGGGATTTTAATTAATCATACGTTGCCTACGTACATGCTTATAATAAATTATGCTTATGTAATTAAAGTGTAATAATATCTAAATATATTACTAGGAATTTAGCAATTACTGCAAAGCCTCACCAGTTAATCAAAATTCACTTATTACTTCTATGATTTCTCGTTTCAATCAAGTTAATTTTTGTAAATTGGAAAAACATTTTTGAAGTAATTAATAATTGATCCATTACAATATCAAAATTTTCATTGCCCCAAATTAatatctatatgtatatatatttatacatggaaAATTAAGaaggtattattattattatattattattacaaattcgGTCAATGAAGAAATTTTGGACCTAAAGACAGCCACAGCTGGGTCATGCTCCTCTATTTTTGTCTTGAGTACGGCAAAATTAATAAACAATTTGTTTGAAATGGCAGCTTCCATGCTGTTTGTTCTAATTGATTTTTCTTTAATTTCCTtgattattttttcaaaatttttctaATTATGTATCGGTCCAAGGTATGTAAGGCAtgcatatctcttctatataataaatgtgtagataacggaaattcttgattttaataattttttatttttttaatattaattttaatagaatattcttatatttaacataatattattatatttaaccctaagtttgtaaacacttaaacttaaataaattaaaaaaaatatttttgagatattttacaataataattatttaaaaataataaataattaaacaaattaaaatatgatattttttagatattttacaataataattatttaaaaataataaaatcatacgttttataacataaataaaatttaattaaacttaaactcacttatgagaataatatcatattaaacatacaatataatctactgtgaattagcaacaaattatttaaaaaaaaaacagcaaaaaacttaaatttaaaatcaagtataatatttaatattacattaaacatataatatataatttcttgttgtcggtcccaaattcaaaaattaaaacaaacataaacttaaacaaaaataaataaattatttaattaaaataagatatttatttcaaaatttatataacattaatataaatttaataaattctataaataaaactaagcaaacgtgcatattgcacattGCTTGTATCTATTATATATTGTAGAAAAGAATGTTAGTTTTTCTCATAGTATACCAAATTATTAGTTAAATTACTAAATCTATACCATAACTAAATATTTATACGAGACGAATTCAAATTCATGGTCTTTGGAGTGATATGATGagttgcaatatatatatatatttatacgagAGCTACGTTATATTATACGATCCAACTATAAATTACAAAACATTTACGTAAACACGCTTTCAACTTTCCAAAAGCTGTCTCTATTTGTATATTCTCTTGACTTGTTCTTATGTAAAACGCAAAgcaaatatattaatttacacGAAAAACTAAACTGCGATTTTTAGGTTCTGAGGTGCTTCGTTTACttgaacacacacacacatatatatatatatatatatatagattttctATCCCTGCGTACCTATATAattatcttatattaatatgatttttaatttattaaaagacATAATATTTATAGGGGAGCACTTCAGTGCAGCTAGGTGCAACTAGTGGGTTATTTCgacacaaatatatttttttaaagatgTACGTTGTAGTTATTTAAGATATTCTATAACGTATAATTCAACTATTTCAGCCTTATTTTATTGGATTTGATTTGATTAACtctttgtaaatatttatattcttCTTTATATATTCTGCATCCACTATCTTTGACCTTAGATCGTAGCCTTATATTGGTCAAAAGAAAGTTGAAACATCACATATATAAGAGCAAAATTCAGCGTTACATGGTGGGAAAGCACCCTAACACGTCTAAAGATCGAATAAAGTATATATAAGGGATTTagattaatatattgaaaatttcaattttatatataatataacaatcaCTAAGTCAAAACTGACAGTTTTTAATAACTCCAGCCTGTTTTGTTGATTAAACAAAGATGTCCTAGTCTACAATTGATCATATGGACTACTATATAAAGAGGCTTCTCTCTCAACACTAATCATTCAATTAGTAATATATCTAAGAAGAAAGATTAAGAGtaatatgagaggttcaggacaGCCGAGGCATTGGCCTCGACTGGTTTATGCCATAGCGTTTTGTCTCGTAGCTACTAGTGTGATTGCTGATAATTACTACAAGCCTTATGTTTACGCTTCTCCGCCACCGCCGAAGCATGTTGTTACCCATCCTTACCTTTACaaatcaccaccaccaccaaagTATGTTGAAGATCCTCATCCTTATCATTACAAATCACCGCCACCACCTAAGCACGTGAGGCACCCACCATACCACTACAAGTCCCCACCTCCACCCTCTCCGTCGCCTCCTCCTTCTTATGTTTACAAATCACCGCCACCACCTAAGCATGTGAGGCACCCACCATACCACTACAAGTCCCCACCTCCACCCTCTCCGTCGCCTCCTCCTTCTTATGTTTACAAATCACCGCCACCACCTAAGCATGTGAGGCACCCACCATACCACTACAAGTCCCCACCTCCACCCTCTCCGTCGCCTCCACCTCCTTATGTTTACAAATCACCACCACCACCTAAGCATGTGAGGCACCCACCATACCACTATAAGTCCCCACCTCCACCTTCTCCGTCACCTCCTCCTCCTTATGTTTACAAATCTCCACCTCCTCCATCCCCGTCACTACCGCCTCCATATTATTACAACTCTCCTCCTCCTCCATCTCCTTCATCTCCCCCTCCTTACATTTACAAGTCTCCTCCACCTCCTTCTCCATCACCTCCACCTCCTTATGTCTATAAATCACCACCACCACCTTCTCCATCTCCACCTGCCCCCTATGTCTACAAATCTCCTCCTCCACCATCTCCATCCCCACCCCCACCCTATGTGTACAAGTCTCCACCTCCCCCATCACCGTCACCTCCACCTCCATACATATACAAGGCCCCACctccaccatcaccaccaccaccaccaccatacatCTATAAGTCTCCACCTCCACCATCGCCATCACCACCACCTCCATACGTTTACAAATCTCCACCtccaccatcaccatcaccaccaccaccatacatCTATAAGTCTCCACCTCCACCATCACCTTCACCACCACCCCCATACGTTTACAAGTCCCCACCtccaccatcaccatcaccaccaccaccatatgtTTACAAATCCCCACCTCCACCCTCTCCATCACCACCACCACCGTACATCTATAAGTCCCCACCtccaccatcaccatcaccaccaccaccatatgtATACAAGTCCCCACCTCCACCATCACCTTCACCACCACCCCCATACGTTTACAAGTCCCCACCTCCACCATCTCCATCACCACCACCTCCTTATGTTTACAAGTCCCCACCTCCACCAACTCCCTCACCACCACCTCCATACGTTTACAAATCTCCACCTCCACCTTCACCATCACCACCACCTCCTTACGTTTACAAATCCCCACCTCCACCGTCTCCATCACCACCACCTCCATACGTCTATAAGTCCCCACCTCCACCATCGCCATCACCACCACCTCCTTACATTTACAAGTCCCCACCTCCACCATCACCATCTCCACCACCACCATATGTTTACAACTCTCCACCTCCACCATCACCATCCCCACCACCTCCATATGTTTACAAATCTCCTCCTCCACCATCACCATCCCCACCACCTCCATATGTTTACAAATCTCCTCCTCCACCTTCTCCCTCACCTCCACCTCCTTACATTTATAAGTCTCCTCCTCCACCTTCTCCCTCACCTCCTCCTCCATATGTATACAAATCACCTCCCCCACCATCTCCATCTCCACCACCTCCATATATTTACAAGTCACCACCTCCACCATCTCCATCACCACCTCCTCCATATATTTACAAATCCCCACCTCCACCATCACCTTCGCCACCACCTCCATATGTTTACAAGTCTCCACCACCACCATCCCCGtcaccaccacctcctcctccaaagCATATAAGCCACCCACCTTACGTGTACAAatctcctccacctcctcctcccaaATACTACTATAAGTCACCACCACCGCCATCTCACAAGCCATACGTCTACAGCTCACCTCCACCTCCTACATACTACTGAACATAACTACATTTATCTCATCTTAATCTCGTGGAAAAATATTTAACGTGGTTATATTTGAGTTGTAGAAATTGTACTCCAGGATTATTTCCATTAATATTCATGTTCAATTTTTTTTGTACAATAACAAAGGGTGTAAATCCTCTCCGTGAAGTGTTATTGATTGTACTATTTATTTTATGAAATGAAAgccaataatatttttatatttactaCTTATTCATTTAGAATTGTGCCCTTTAATTCTTACTATATTTTACTAGCTATAAGCTTTTCTGCTTACTAATAATAAAGTTATTCTATATAAAAATCACTTAGATAGTCCATATAGAGAAAATCGCAAGAAAcactaaaaatttaaaatataaattaataaaaagtaTATCAAATTCTAAACTATCTAGCATTTTTTTATTAGTTGACAAAAATTGATGAttcataacttaggaaaaatattaCAGCGAAATGATAGACTACTACTTTTGATCAGATTTTCCCTTCTTTCCACCTAAAATAaactatttaaaataaataaataaaattcaaacaatATTATATCATAACCCTatttttacataaaatacttattttcacaaaaaaaattatgtttttacaGTCAAAcgtttttttcttcaattttacgGTTTTAAAAACATTTTTACACTTTTATGGTtttgatttttttctttcttattttatgttgttttcaagttgtttttaGGTGTTTTTGGTTGATGTTTAGTTGTtctgttatatatatattgttttttttatttcagtgagttattttcaagttggtttattttaattgtttttcctaaaaattatatttttataattatgaaactttgaaaatcgtATTTTGAAAAATTTGAGtgcgtatttaaaaaaaaagtaggaACCTTAAAATAGTAAAAAAGAAAAGTGCATAAGAAAAAAATCTCAATTTAATATGCAAATCTCTAAACGATTTTATGACGAGATATTTTATCCAAATTTGCATCTATTCGTATATTAGCATTATTCCTCATTCATACAAAATCATACACAAGACAAATCtatgaaatatatataattaatccaAAAAACTTCATATATAATAGCATCATGAATTTTAATATGAGATATAGTTTTATATATTCTTTATCAATTTGGCTaaaatctcttttatataaaaagtgtgtagataacggaaattattggttttaacagttttttttttttttttttcccgttaactttaataaaatattcttatatttaacggtagattgtaaacatgatttaaacttaaataaaattaaataaataattaattaaacaaattaaaataagatattttacaatgataattatttaaaaataataaaactatatattttataacttaaataaaatttaattaaaattaaacttaatattaaattaaacatAGAATATGCAATCTTTTGTtatcactgtcaaattcaaaaactagaacaaatataaacttaaaaagaataattaattaattaaaatatgatatttttaagatattttaaatacttaaatctttttcttcatcaaattcaccaaagtaGAGATACattatgttacacccagattttgagacttgaggttgtgacctcgaatgCTGGAtccgtcaggtgtgagctcgcgatagctaaaatacatgttcgtaaTCTAGACGCCAACTCCTCGaggcaggtggcaacctcgaagtccttataagcttgAAAGACAGAACGTCGGAGGACGTCCATTGTCGTGTGGCCTCGGATCAAGAGgtccgagcttggcatgggtgtgagctcgaaataaggTGGCTTCGGTGatatttacccactccgagctggtcttggggaaaataATGCAACTCATAATTTATTCAGAGACCTAGACtagcatgatgctgattgctaaTCTCGAACAACTTAATAGGTCACCTGAGGAGACGCAGACTATGcattcaaaagatatttattgttgtaacttccctacaataaagggatattaactagtcggttatacgccccctggtcttcaggggatgtttccttgtatataggagttacaaactttaaagtcaTTAAGTTTATTAATGaacagaataacttcccaaaacgtgtgggattgtattctgttatctcctctataaatagagaagtcatgtaccattgtagaggaccgaaatttggtgatcttgagagaatctctggagaatttatccctgaaaaatttccaaaaattttataagttctaataaaaaagactcgtggactaagcagagttaactgttgaaccacgtaaaaactttcATTGTTCTACTATTTTATTCttgccatagtttttactgtttacgtgctctacattttaagttgacgaaaaacggcgtcaacagtttggtgctttcattgagagccttaaccAGTACTTTCCCTGAACAGCTATGGTCGCGAATGATcaaaatattcctgaagaaaactatccaagatgccctgggaagcagccaatggtaaatccagagactgaagagagaagtgattcctccgattctcggggacctccagccccaagggatgaggacacactactacaaaaagggttttttaggactagcattgcgagtcctaaaaatttttttaggactcgcggggcgcaagtcctctatttgagagccttaaaaactaaggttttttaggactcgcaaagcgagtcaTAAAAAActgttttaggactcgcaacgcgagtcctaaataatctggttgagtgcctttaattaagtttttaggactcgaaatgcgagtcctaaaaaatctggttgagtgcctttaattaactttttaggactcgctttgtgagtcctaaaagaatgttagtcctaaaaaatctgattgagtgcctttaagtaactttttaggattcgcaacgcgagtcctaaaaaatcgggttgagtgcctttaagtaattttttaggactcgcaggtaattttttaggactcgctttgcatgaccttaaaagtaattttttttaaaaaaataatacagctacaattttaattttgatttaaaaaaatatatatatccattTGAGTGTCGAATATCTATcaaaagaaatttgaaaagaaaatactaaaaaaatggcaAAAATTTTTTAcgaaatataaatttaaaatttctaaacatgtattgtaattagctagctataacatcattcattttgctctaaccaattgtaaaaatgacattgcccattcttctctaacttcatcaatttcttgagtagtatatggtttgtcggaggtgaactgaaaaaaaaacaaaaatttaattataattatgttagtggtaataaattcaaagcatatataaaaattgtacTAGATTAATACTATGTAGTTGTATATTGTTTATTACCTGTTTTGACAAGAAATGTTTGATATGAGGGGCATTGATaagtacattcttcatcatcctcataacgtaatatccgcagtcgatattgtttggttgtttatgacactatataaagattggtaatacatgtacaatcttagtattaaatatcttactagcctagccatctgtcccAATCAACACCAATATGTCAAACATGTACAATTCTTAGTATTAAGTATCTATAGAAAATCAggcagcatatcccctaatttactagcctagtcatctgtcacaatcaacaccaatatatcaaacaaatcaaacagcacacaggttttcatccatatatcatcgcagcacacaaaattctcagaacctacttcactaagacatgcaagttctcaatcttccgttatcaccacagcacacagaattcccagaacctacttcactacggatgaatatctaagatattcaaactccactaaagtagtacagttatcattcaaaattgtaaaatattgaattttttaaaaactaaatcaaatgcaacatacctcttgcaattagctaccaatccaatgctttaaaaccattcaaaatattaacctattcattttaatcaacattataaaaCAAGAAAAAAGTCAGATGTTGACATGCTCTTTTAAAAAAGTTAAAATCAACACAACAAATATATGCATACATACTTGTATATTCTTTTACAAGTCACACTTTATCAACAGCTATTACTTTGGAACCAACTGGATTATCAGTGTTTCCTGCAATGTTGAGCCCTGAAGTAAAGAAATCATCCGCATTGACTTCCTTTGGATCCTTGCAAAACTTCCCATTCACAAACACTGCTCAAAATGAGTAATGTTCATTAGTAACAGATAGAGGCTAGTAATTAAAAATAGTTACAAATGAAAATTATATAAAAGTGCTGTGCTAGCaggtaatgtaaaaaaaaaagaatgtataCATACAAGCTTTGTGGGGTTCATCTACTGCCACACAGAAGTCTTGAAGAGGACTAGGATCATAGGCAGAGGCAATGGAAGATGCCAAAGTAAATATGGCAAGTGTGAGAAGGAAATGAGcactcttcatttttttttttggtaaactaGTTAATCTCACTTTAATCTAACCGTTTCTATAGTCACAAGTGAGAGCTATTGTAATTTAAACTGGCATGAAACCAAGTCTATTTATAGTGTGATTCTCTCTAACCTGAACCTAACTAGTCCATGTTTTCTAATCGAAGCAGACTTGGAAAAATGTAGTCTTTGGTTGTTATCTATTTAATAATGAAACAAAGAATCATTCTTCAACCACTGCGAAGAAGTTTATTTCATTTAATTTGATCATCAATCTTTTTTGCTTCATTCAATGACCAATTGCAAGGAAGTGGTCATCTTTCTCTCTAGTAGTATTACTTAGCTTTAAGTGCATTTTTAGCCACTTGTTTGATTTTAATTAGAGCTGAGAATCTATTTGATTTTATTTGTAATAAATAAGATATCACCTGCCTTTAGAATTTAGATGTGAAAACAAGACTTCTGTTAAGTAGAAACAATTCCATGTCTTGCTTTGGGAGCACTCTATAGAATTTTCACATATCCTAACTAACACATAAAATTCAAAACAACCCTTTTTTTGTCAACACACAAACAGTGCTTTTCTACCATCTCATTAAATTTTCTGGCCATTTTACTACATTTATTCTCTAAAAGAAATGTGCTAAATTAGTTAAGTTGTTCTTAAAATGTCATTTAGGACCAACAAAAGATGAGCTATAATAGTTCTTTCCTTCATACGAAAACTTGGACTGGTTGAGGATACCCTTTGAGGCTAATTAAGTTGTAGCAAAAAAATTAAAGAAGTGGCATTTAGCATATTCAACTACAGGTTCTCTCATTCCAACTATGATTTGCTTACATATGCAAATTTACTACTTCTAGATCTAGACATGAttagatatatatatagtaataaaatatttaattttttaatagttGCAAGCCATGAAATATCTCTATCTTCATTACAAATCTTGCTTTTTatctatttattatatttatctgCATTGAATAAACAACCATCATTTTCCTGTGGATAAAAGTCTCAACTGGTTCATATTCAACTGGgaagtacaaagagaagaatttATGACCGTTGGTATCTGAATTTGTGAGTTGATTCATGTGTATTTTTCTGTTCATGGGTCTTAGTTTAAAACTACACAAAcactatttaaattattattgagTTTCAGGATGTTAATTAAACAATGTTAGTCCTTTGAAAGTTATGTATATAATCTTATTGACATCAATCTTGATCATGGTATATGTTTCAATTAATAACAAATTGATCTATTACTTTCCCTGTTTACGTTTCTGGTCTCAATACtataattttttcatttctacACAACAAGTTCACATCAAGTGTAACCACTAAGCACAGTATTTACATCAGGGAGTGTCATTTCAATAAGATTGATTAAAACCAATCCTCATTGGCATGCATTAGTGTCTCTCATGCCAGCAGTACGTAGTTATACCCTCTTATATTATCACTTTAATCCAGAGAAAAAATAATGACCATTCACTGTTGTCTATGGAATCCAATGATAGAACATAAACAAAAGTCAGATTCCCTGTAAAGTATCAATTTTCATGCTTGTGACCCTCTTTTTTTATCACCCAAATCAACCACAATATTGAAAATAGTGCACTAATAAGCTTTAAAACAATATTTCTTCTTTAGCcccaacacacacacacatacatgTTCAAAATGATACACTTTATATTGTAACTTATATGCCTTAAATCTCCATCGATCTGTGCGTTTCTTATTCCTttcactataatttttttttctttttattcacaaAACTGGATCCCACAGTTTGAGAATGTAACCTCAATGGCATGTTTTCAGGCTCGTTCAGTGCACAACTCTGTTATGGAACTAGTGTACTatacagtatatatatatacataacaggatatatatataagcaaagatgtgtggtgtatatatatataaaagcaaaGAAATATATACCTGGAAATCATCGAAGCACGCCGAGAGACGGAACCGTGAGCAACCAGCACCCCACG contains the following coding sequences:
- the LOC133790410 gene encoding extensin-2-like gives rise to the protein MRGSGQPRHWPRLVYAIAFCLVATSVIADNYYKPYVYASPPPPKHVVTHPYLYKSPPPPKYVEDPHPYHYKSPPPPKHVRHPPYHYKSPPPPSPSPPPSYVYKSPPPPKHVRHPPYHYKSPPPPSPSPPPSYVYKSPPPPKHVRHPPYHYKSPPPPSPSPPPPYVYKSPPPPKHVRHPPYHYKSPPPPSPSPPPPYVYKSPPPPSPSLPPPYYYNSPPPPSPSSPPPYIYKSPPPPSPSPPPPYVYKSPPPPSPSPPAPYVYKSPPPPSPSPPPPYVYKSPPPPSPSPPPPYIYKAPPPPSPPPPPPYIYKSPPPPSPSPPPPYVYKSPPPPSPSPPPPYIYKSPPPPSPSPPPPYVYKSPPPPSPSPPPPYVYKSPPPPSPSPPPPYIYKSPPPPSPSPPPPYVYKSPPPPSPSPPPPYVYKSPPPPSPSPPPPYVYKSPPPPTPSPPPPYVYKSPPPPSPSPPPPYVYKSPPPPSPSPPPPYVYKSPPPPSPSPPPPYIYKSPPPPSPSPPPPYVYNSPPPPSPSPPPPYVYKSPPPPSPSPPPPYVYKSPPPPSPSPPPPYIYKSPPPPSPSPPPPYVYKSPPPPSPSPPPPYIYKSPPPPSPSPPPPYIYKSPPPPSPSPPPPYVYKSPPPPSPSPPPPPPKHISHPPYVYKSPPPPPPKYYYKSPPPPSHKPYVYSSPPPPTYY